The Stomoxys calcitrans chromosome 3, idStoCalc2.1, whole genome shotgun sequence genome includes a region encoding these proteins:
- the LOC106091557 gene encoding uncharacterized protein LOC106091557, whose product MLFRLSVVSVLVVALATAVNCKVIGGPISSQQVDDLGANVNSPKQLIVGGSGTETSTPDFVRLVVMRLIYGLATSMGVEDRLDNLFNGAFVPPNADSGFFGFGGFGGGGGDDSGLGGLIGLADLEGILEGDELFDDGGL is encoded by the coding sequence ATGCTGTTCCGACTATCGGTGGTTTCGGTGCTTGTTGTGGCTTTGGCCACCGCCGTTAATTGTAAGGTGATTGGAGGACCCATCAGTTCGCAGCAGGTGGATGACTTGGGCGCCAATGTGAACTCCCCGAAACAGCTGATCGTGGGAGGAAGTGGAACGGAGACTAGTACGCCAGATTTTGTACGCCTGGTTGTGATGCGATTGATTTACGGTCTGGCCACAAGCATGGGCGTAGAAGATCGCCTGGACAATTTATTTAACGGTGCTTTTGTACCGCCCAATGCTGACAGCGGTTTCTTTGGCTTCGGGGGCTTCGGTGGTGGAGGTGGGGACGACTCTGGCCTCGGGGGTTTAATAGGTCTCGCGGACCTGGAGGGTATCCTGGAAGGTGATGAACTATTTGACGATGGTGGTCTGTAA